TCAGCCGGTATGCTTTTTGGTATGGCACGAGGCGAAGCAGCGCGATTTGGATTCTTGCTTGGCGTACCGCTACTACTAGGTGCTGGAGCAAAAAAAGCACTTGAGCTTGGGATAGGGGAGATAACTATTCATATGATAACGGGAACAGTGACTGCGTTCATTGTTGCTCTTTTGGTAATTCACTTATTGCTCAAGTTCCTACAAAACAATACGTTATACGTATTCATTGTGTATAGGTTGTTACTTGCGGCAGGAATAGTTCTCGCCACCCTTCTTTTTTAGGAATATTAAAAAGGTAATGTGTGAGTGAGTGATGAGTCTTCCTTTTCCTCCCAGTCTTTTGTATCGAGTAGAATATCTTTCATTTTTCCAAGGTCTGCATATTTCACTTTTCCATTTTTAAGAGCGTAATCGTAAATGTCTTTTGTGACTTTTACATCTTGAATACAGTAGTCGATAACTTTTTGACGTTCGCCGTCTCTCCACCACTTAATTGCTTGGAGTCCATTTCCGCTCTTCTGTGTTCCAAGGGTTGCTTTGGCAACTGAATCGAGCTTTATACGCCGTCCGAGAGAACCATGGATTTCTTTTAGTAAGTCTAGACTTTTTATGTGAGTAAGATCACCAGGGTAGTATTTATTAAGTAGTGGAATATCAAAATGATCTGAGTTATAACCGATGAGCATATCGGCGCTTTCTATGTATTTCCACAGATCAGCGAAATCTTCTTGCAGGAAAGACAGATACTGGTCTGTTTCTGAGTCATGAATACATACAACTGATATATCCAAAGCTGCCGGATCGCCTGAACCAACATCAGAAAATAGGTTACTCGTTTCAATGTCAAAAACGATTTTGCGCATGTGCGAGAGTATACCACACTAGGTGTGGCTAGATTTCTTGTGTAAATATGTGATCAGCAACAGCGTCGACAGGTAGTTCTTTTTGGTCGCCACTAGAAAGGTGCTTTACTGTAAGAGTTTCGCTTTCCATTTCTTGTTTGCCAATACAGCTTACGAAAGGAATTCCTTTCTTATCCGCCATCTTTATTTGATCACCTGCTTTTTTATACGAATAGTTTACTGCAACGTTCATATCTTGTTCTCGAAGTGTTTGTGCAACAGAGTCAGAAAATTGGGCCGCTGACTCATCAAGGACGCAAAGCATTATGTCTGTTGGTGATACGTATTCAGGAAGAAGATTATGTGTTTCAAGGAAATCTTTGATAGTAACGTCTCCCATGCCAAAACCTACCGTTGGAATTTTATCGGTTCCGAATATTTCTAAGAGATTGTCGTAGCGACCACCACCAAATAGTGAGCGGTTGTTTTCTGGAGAAGTGTCGAACACTTCGAAAACCATACCTGTGTAGTAATCGAAGCCTCTTGTAATAGAAGTATCTATAACGACATTCTCAATCCCAAGTCCTTTAAGGCGTTCACGAAGTTCTTCAAGAAGTACGTTACTTGCTGCACTGTCTAGAAGTTCTAATAAAATAGTTGCTTTCTCGCCAGTAAGTGCTGTTAGCTCGCTTTCGAAGTTGTCTATCTTTGCGCGTCGATCCAGTAACGACACAATACCTTTACGAGTTCCTGCATCAATATCTGCTTCGTCAAAGATGCTATCAAATACACGTCGGTCGTTTAGCCGAATTTCGAAATCCTCATTAGAAGCACCAAAAGCTTTCATTAAGGAGTTTGCGAGAGTAATTATTTCAGAATCAGCTTCTATTCCAGAGAGGCCAAAAAGGTCTGCATTAAGTTGCCAGAATTCTCGGAGGCGTCCTCGTTGCATACGCTCGTATCGAAAGCAGTTTGGTGTTGAGTACCAACGTAATGGGAAACCAAGCTCTCGTTGTTGTCGTGCAACCATGCGAGCAACGGTAGGTGTCATTTCAGGTCGTAGCGTTACTTCACGACCACCTCTGTCTTCAAACGTATACGTTTGCTCGTTCACTATCTCGTCGCTAGTTTTGCTTTTGTATAACTCAGAAGGTTCTAGTATAGAAGCGGCGTAAGGTTCGTATCCAAATCCTTCGCATACCTGTGCCCATGTATTAAGAATGTAGTCGTGGATAAATTTATCGCGTGGATAAAAATCGCGTACTCCTTTGTAGCTGTCAGTTGAGAGTTTCATTAAACGCAATAGTAGCAAAAAAGCATAGTTCTGTCTTGCTAATTGCTTAAGGTTATATACTATTTAATTATGAAAAAGATTTATCTAATTGTAGCTTTAGTTTTTTTAATAGCCCTACCTTCTCAAGGTAATGCTGCTGAGTATTACGAATGTTTTGTCACTGCAGATGTAACAAGAGGTACTGAATGTAGTAATTTAGGGGGAGTAGCACATTCTTGTCAGTTGTATGGGGGGTATAGTGGTTCAGGAGTACCTTCGGAATGTTCGAGTACTTGTTTACAACGTAGTGGCATTCCAGAACATTGTGCATCTGTAACAGTCCGTCCGTCTAATAACCCGGAAGCACACCAAGGGAGAAATCAGATTCAGGATGAAATAGGAATTGATATAGACTCTTTAAAGGGGATTGAAGCTGAAGTTCGCGATCGGCTTGCTGGTTTAGAGAATGAAATAAATACGGAAGATGGTGTAGATGCTGAAGAAGTTCAGTATGTTGTTGGGAAAATAGTAGAAGCAATTAACGATATTCTAAAGGAGCGTTCCTTGAGTGCTGTTGATGTAGTTAAAGATAAGGTTGTAGAGGCAAAAGAGAAAATTATAAATATACTCCCTGGAGATAATTCTGATGCAGACGACGGGATAACGGATTTTGATTTTGAAGAAGAAGATCCTTTTGCTGCGACTGGGTTAGATGCTGTTAAACCTGGAGGATACGATTTTGATACATGGCCAGATGAGAACGGAACAAAGATAGCTAAAATAGTTGATGCATACGGAATCGAAAGGTATACAAGTGACGGGGAGCACTTCTATGACAAACCGTACGATGCTGCACATTCAGGTTCTGGAGTTAGTGCAGTATGGAATGGTGCAAAAGATACTCTTTCGGATGTAGGAGATTGGTTCTGGAAAACAAAAGACGCAGATAAAAATAAACAACTTCAAGATGATATTGCACGCGAAGTACTTTCAGATACCAAGAGTAAAAAAGAGAAGGACGTAGAGAAAGCATATGAAAAATATGCTGACAAAATAAAAACTCCAATGTTTGGAGATGTTCCTGCCAAGGCTGTCATAGAGGTTATGAAAGAGGTTTCTGAAAAAGACTTCGCTTCAGCTGCCCAAGTTTATATAGAGGAAAGAGAGAAGGGTAATTCTCCAGCTGTTATACGCGAGAATAATTCTACTACTCTTTCAGAGGGATATGGTACTTTCGGGAATCAAGGAGGAGTATCTCAAGTTACTGCAAATAAATATGCTCCAGCAGTTTTGTATGCTCGATACGAAGAAGTCTACCAGCGATACGAAATTGCTAAAGAACTCGGACGAACAGAGTAAATTTAGACTCCTTCTGGTGGACGTTCTTCGGTGTTGTATTCTAGCTCACTCTTATGCTCGGTTACCATATCAACACGCTCTAGGATGGAGTTTCGTACCTGGCTTGCATGCGGGATGCCTTCAATTAGGTAAAAAGCTGCTTCTGGTCCAGCTGTTTGTACTTGAAGGTTTCCAAAGCTAAAGAGGGTTGCAAAGAAGCCATGTGTTTCTACCTTTATATCTTGCACACGCTCAATACGAAGTGTAGAGACTTCTCTGCGAAACAAGTGGAGTTGATTGATATTGATAATCCGTTTATCAGTCACTATCCAAATATCTAGGTAATAGTTGGTCCATATAGTAAATATCATCATCCAAATAACAAGAAGCCATACTGCTGTAAGGAAAGTGGCAAGTGCTGGGTGTACTGATATATAAGGAGCGAGAAATATAACGAGGATAAACGGGACTATTCCAACAAGGATTACAGGAAGGGCTTCAATCATTTGTACGAACCAATGCTTACGTACCACAAGAAGCATTTTTTCATCTGGCTGCATGTGAATATTTTTCTGTAATACGATGTGCTTCATACTTATAGTGAAATGAGAGTAAAGAAACTTGTGGTCATAAAGATAAGGAATACTACACTGAGTGTTACATATAGTATGGTTACACCAATTGCGGTTCGTGGGCGCATGCTAAATGAAAACCAGTGAAATATTAGTACTGCACTATAGAGTAGAAAAATGACTACAATTCCATAAAAAAGTATTTCCCATAGAGAAGAATCAGTACTTGCTGCAGCTGCACTTGTGAAAATATCCATTGTGCTTATTATAGTACAGATTATATGAGTAAAGAACAAAAAAGTTTTAAAGTTAAGAGAGCAGCTGCGGGAATGGGGCTCGGACTTT
This genomic stretch from Candidatus Kaiserbacteria bacterium harbors:
- a CDS encoding ribonuclease H-like domain-containing protein; translated protein: MRKIVFDIETSNLFSDVGSGDPAALDISVVCIHDSETDQYLSFLQEDFADLWKYIESADMLIGYNSDHFDIPLLNKYYPGDLTHIKSLDLLKEIHGSLGRRIKLDSVAKATLGTQKSGNGLQAIKWWRDGERQKVIDYCIQDVKVTKDIYDYALKNGKVKYADLGKMKDILLDTKDWEEKEDSSLTHTLPF
- a CDS encoding histidine--tRNA ligase, yielding MKLSTDSYKGVRDFYPRDKFIHDYILNTWAQVCEGFGYEPYAASILEPSELYKSKTSDEIVNEQTYTFEDRGGREVTLRPEMTPTVARMVARQQRELGFPLRWYSTPNCFRYERMQRGRLREFWQLNADLFGLSGIEADSEIITLANSLMKAFGASNEDFEIRLNDRRVFDSIFDEADIDAGTRKGIVSLLDRRAKIDNFESELTALTGEKATILLELLDSAASNVLLEELRERLKGLGIENVVIDTSITRGFDYYTGMVFEVFDTSPENNRSLFGGGRYDNLLEIFGTDKIPTVGFGMGDVTIKDFLETHNLLPEYVSPTDIMLCVLDESAAQFSDSVAQTLREQDMNVAVNYSYKKAGDQIKMADKKGIPFVSCIGKQEMESETLTVKHLSSGDQKELPVDAVADHIFTQEI